Within Micavibrio sp. TMED2, the genomic segment GCCGGGCCATGGGGCCGGAAAACCCGAAAACCGGCCTGTTTTACAAGGCGCCGAAAATCGGTGGGCACGATATCCAGTCACTTATGGCGACCCAGGGGCTGAAGATTGTCGGTGCCATCGGCATTATCTTTGCCGTGCTATTTCCGGTTCTGGTTGGCAATGACCGTTATGCCGTTGATCTGGCGACACTGGTCCTGACCTATGTCATGCTCGGTTGGGGCTTGAACATCGTGGTTGGTCTGGCCGGACTGCTCGATCTCGGCTTTGTCGCATTCTATGCCGTCGGTGCCTATTCCTACGCATTGTTGGCTATTCACTTCGACCTCAGCTTCTGGTTCTGTCTGCCGCTGGCCGGTGTGCTTGGCGCATTCGCCGGATTGATCCTCGGTTTCCCGGTGCTGCGTTTGCGCGGGGATTACTTCGCGATTGTCACCCTCGGTTTCGGGGAGATCATCCGTATTATCCTGATCAACTGGAAGGAATTTACCGGCGGGCCGGACGGGCTCTACGACATTCCGCGACCAAGCTTTTTCGGCATCGCCGAGTTTACCCGCAAACCGGCGGAAGATGGCCTGCCTGCCTTCCATGAGATGTTCGGGCTGGATTATTCATCCATGCACCGGCTGATCTTCCTTTATTACCTGATTTTGGCGCTGGCGCTGATCGTTAATTCGGCCTCCTTGCGTATTCGCAAGCTGCCGATCGGGCGGTCATGGGAAGCGCTGCGCGAGGATGATATCGCCTGTCAGGCGCTGGGCATCAACCGGCGCAATATCAAGCTGGCGGCGTTCATGATTTCAGCCTCGATCGGCGGTTTTGCCGGTGCCTTCTTCGCCACCCGTCAGGCCTTCATCAGCCCCGAGAGCTTTACCTTCATCGAGAGCGCGATTGTGCTGGCGATTGTGGTGCTCGGCGGCATGGGCTCCCAGACCGGCGTGGTGCTGGCGACCTTTTTCGTGATCTTCCTGCCGGAGTATTTCCGCGAGTTGGAAGAATACCGGATGCTCATGTTCGGTGCCGCCATGGTGGTGATCATGGTCTGGAAGCCGCGCGGCCTGCTCGCCAA encodes:
- a CDS encoding branched-chain amino acid ABC transporter permease; protein product: MTKPVPADDFDLNQLLRESFLAGLAALALTVTMIGMETASINSKLVIQYRWAEVLVAVILVAVARFGFGLVRANRPLPSLIVGAVAAIVGLIVRYSLGEAEAEATTSPSLLLIADRFPGVLGSGVVQGILILGGGALALASVIRIYKMRRAMGPENPKTGLFYKAPKIGGHDIQSLMATQGLKIVGAIGIIFAVLFPVLVGNDRYAVDLATLVLTYVMLGWGLNIVVGLAGLLDLGFVAFYAVGAYSYALLAIHFDLSFWFCLPLAGVLGAFAGLILGFPVLRLRGDYFAIVTLGFGEIIRIILINWKEFTGGPDGLYDIPRPSFFGIAEFTRKPAEDGLPAFHEMFGLDYSSMHRLIFLYYLILALALIVNSASLRIRKLPIGRSWEALREDDIACQALGINRRNIKLAAFMISASIGGFAGAFFATRQAFISPESFTFIESAIVLAIVVLGGMGSQTGVVLATFFVIFLPEYFRELEEYRMLMFGAAMVVIMVWKPRGLLANREPTVRLHDRRPPDKAEQVAATASAPVGVS